One Bacteroidota bacterium DNA segment encodes these proteins:
- a CDS encoding T9SS type A sorting domain-containing protein, with protein MVNKSVNIISRLSFLLQLFFLLANNHAYSQGWAKSFLGTTADNDNSYCIARGASGDIYIGGGFRTTVDSDPNGGVSNLTVPASGSGAQGGFFGRYTSAGVISWAKQITGSTTTSPVQQTIVQGIVVDAAESNIYVTGVFLGTNVNFNPGGSALMTSNSTTRDIFIASYTTAGVYNWAYRIGAANSDYGYGIAIDASNNIYVTGTFNGTMDFNPNGTGGAKNLTSNSSQDIFVASYTSAGVWRWAFGIGGTSSNEYGYKVKVDAAASNIFICGSFTGTNVDFDPSGANAYLTSQGGTNQDGFVAKYTTAAGAYVWANKIGAGAATPNIVEAMGISRDASDNIYVAGYFYASTIIAPALTRIGSRDCFYAKYNSAGTLQWAKNIGTASNLVAGQDVYTDGSNVNVVGYYSNTIDFDPGAGVENGTCAGTTCLFFTQYSAADGSFLCKGTVDGGVGNIEYANAVTGGGGTTNFYITGWFAGTNVDFDATTGSMLLTSQGGGGNSDVFFAKYANNTGGAGCKIGPLPIELLSFTANCKNTNVKINWQTASEQNNDYFTIERAAQGQNGKMEDWNVVGTVKGAGNSTTVQNYEFVDAEISSQYSIPNTQYYYRLKQTDYNGKYEYFGPISVNCNSEHVINILPTVSSGYFTVVGKGKADINVYTLLGQKVFSIKDESLPFVVDLTVNSTGTYLIQVVISEKVINQKLIIQK; from the coding sequence CTTTTTTATTGCAGTTGTTTTTTTTATTGGCAAATAATCATGCTTACTCACAGGGGTGGGCTAAATCATTCCTCGGCACAACGGCAGATAATGATAATTCATATTGCATAGCCAGAGGAGCGTCAGGCGATATTTATATTGGTGGCGGTTTTCGCACCACAGTAGATTCCGATCCCAATGGCGGTGTATCTAACCTTACTGTTCCCGCATCGGGAAGCGGAGCGCAGGGAGGTTTTTTCGGAAGATATACTTCAGCAGGTGTTATTTCATGGGCAAAACAAATTACAGGTTCTACCACCACCAGCCCCGTGCAACAAACAATTGTTCAGGGAATTGTTGTTGACGCAGCTGAAAGCAATATATATGTTACAGGGGTGTTTCTCGGTACAAACGTTAATTTTAATCCGGGTGGTTCAGCATTAATGACATCCAACAGCACCACCCGCGATATATTTATTGCGAGTTATACAACAGCCGGAGTGTATAATTGGGCTTACCGGATAGGCGCGGCTAACAGTGATTACGGATATGGAATAGCCATTGACGCAAGCAATAATATTTATGTAACAGGCACTTTTAACGGGACAATGGATTTTAATCCCAATGGAACCGGAGGTGCAAAAAATTTAACCAGCAACAGCAGTCAGGATATATTTGTGGCAAGTTATACAAGTGCCGGAGTTTGGAGATGGGCGTTTGGTATAGGAGGAACATCAAGCAACGAATACGGATACAAAGTAAAAGTAGACGCTGCAGCAAGCAATATTTTTATTTGCGGAAGTTTTACAGGCACCAATGTTGATTTTGACCCAAGCGGTGCAAATGCATATCTGACATCTCAAGGCGGCACTAATCAGGATGGTTTTGTTGCAAAATATACTACAGCCGCTGGCGCCTATGTATGGGCAAATAAAATAGGAGCAGGAGCGGCAACTCCAAATATTGTTGAAGCGATGGGGATTTCTCGTGACGCAAGCGATAATATATATGTTGCAGGATATTTTTATGCATCAACTATTATTGCACCGGCATTAACAAGAATCGGAAGTCGGGATTGTTTTTATGCAAAATACAATTCCGCAGGAACATTGCAATGGGCGAAAAATATTGGAACAGCAAGTAATTTAGTTGCGGGACAAGATGTATATACTGATGGTAGCAATGTAAATGTTGTTGGGTATTATAGCAATACTATTGATTTTGATCCGGGTGCTGGAGTAGAAAACGGAACATGTGCAGGTACCACTTGTTTGTTTTTTACTCAATACAGTGCCGCAGATGGTTCCTTTCTCTGCAAAGGTACAGTTGACGGGGGAGTCGGAAACATTGAGTACGCCAATGCTGTAACCGGAGGTGGAGGAACTACAAATTTCTATATCACCGGATGGTTTGCAGGCACTAATGTTGATTTTGACGCTACCACTGGAAGTATGCTGCTTACATCACAAGGTGGCGGAGGGAACAGCGATGTTTTTTTTGCAAAGTATGCAAACAATACTGGTGGAGCAGGGTGTAAAATTGGTCCGCTTCCTATAGAGCTTTTATCCTTCACAGCAAACTGTAAAAACACTAATGTAAAAATCAACTGGCAAACAGCCAGTGAACAGAACAACGATTATTTTACCATTGAAAGAGCAGCACAGGGGCAGAATGGGAAGATGGAAGATTGGAATGTTGTTGGCACAGTAAAAGGAGCAGGCAATTCTACCACCGTTCAGAATTATGAATTTGTAGATGCCGAAATTTCATCTCAATACTCAATACCCAATACCCAATACTACTATCGCTTAAAACAAACCGACTATAACGGCAAATACGAATACTTTGGACCCATATCAGTGAACTGCAATTCAGAGCATGTAATAAATATTCTACCGACTGTTTCAAGTGGATATTTTACAGTTGTTGGAAAAGGAAAAGCAGATATAAATGTTTATACATTACTTGGGCAAAAAGTTTTCTCAATAAAAGATGAATCACTTCCTTTTGTGGTTGATCTTACTGTGAACAGCACAGGCACTTATTTGATTCAAGTAGTAATATCAGAAAAAGTAATAAACCAGAAACTCATCATTCAAAAATAA
- a CDS encoding carboxypeptidase regulatory-like domain-containing protein, translating into MPLQTDRPKAQYNCGQEELYAVAILGWNSYLDNVPDFTNHLTTYTLAYGNAQKAAVTAASDMPDAQQRDEISESFRILLEDEADKCLIQWKNLESYILHSFPEKLHKAKLEGAGSTHYDSAANNNWDEVDALMKSGKKFITDNNAKLTTGGMPAAFPATFNTVKTDFEKAFTDFEDAQQDNEEIRDAKINANNALHDSLTSMFDDGQKIYRNNAAKRDRFTFSTVLSLVSGAGLAGVKGTCSPDSAVSAGITIKCVAQNKSTTADDTGKYTLNLQSGDNIAVDYSAPGFVSKTITLNISVGTMSTQNITLIPAPPPPQPPIPA; encoded by the coding sequence ATGCCACTACAAACCGATCGCCCCAAAGCCCAGTACAACTGCGGACAAGAAGAACTCTACGCAGTCGCAATCCTCGGATGGAACAGTTACCTCGATAATGTTCCCGACTTCACAAATCACCTCACCACCTACACGCTCGCTTACGGCAACGCACAAAAAGCAGCCGTCACCGCAGCCAGCGATATGCCCGATGCACAGCAGCGCGATGAAATCTCAGAATCCTTCCGCATCCTCCTCGAAGACGAAGCCGACAAATGTCTTATCCAATGGAAGAACCTTGAAAGTTATATCCTTCACTCCTTCCCCGAAAAACTTCACAAAGCAAAACTCGAAGGAGCGGGCTCCACGCATTATGATTCAGCAGCAAATAATAATTGGGATGAAGTAGATGCCCTAATGAAATCCGGGAAAAAATTTATCACCGACAACAACGCAAAACTCACCACCGGAGGAATGCCCGCAGCATTTCCTGCCACATTCAACACCGTCAAAACCGATTTTGAAAAAGCATTCACAGATTTTGAAGACGCGCAACAAGACAACGAAGAAATCCGCGATGCGAAAATAAACGCCAACAATGCCCTTCACGATTCACTCACTTCCATGTTCGATGACGGGCAAAAAATCTATCGCAACAATGCAGCAAAGCGCGACCGCTTTACCTTTTCAACAGTCCTCTCACTCGTTTCAGGCGCAGGTCTCGCAGGAGTCAAAGGCACTTGCAGTCCCGATTCAGCAGTATCGGCAGGAATCACAATTAAATGTGTCGCTCAAAATAAATCCACCACTGCCGATGATACAGGCAAATACACCCTCAACCTCCAAAGCGGAGATAACATAGCCGTAGATTATTCCGCTCCCGGATTTGTAAGCAAAACAATCACCCTCAATATCTCAGTCGGAACAATGAGCACACAAAACATAACCCTCATTCCAGCCCCGCCACCACCACAACCGCCCATTCCTGCATAA
- a CDS encoding DDE-type integrase/transposase/recombinase gives MKKRKTYDTRVKYLVRKGLLPDLYRKQIHRSLISKWKREAPEKYTGHELNDSIAELYELMKKISEDQRLQKTLLAFYRINKTLKDIIGTGSDYIKKIREHKHQIVDAIQRAKKSIGIKRGIKLFGISKSTYRIWAMETYFRCGQSLSKLCNSTYPQQLTVNEIHKMHRILSNGKYLHWPIISVAYYGMKRSLLKAHPNTWYKYARLMKIKRKRHRKIHRKYAEGIRANAPNEKWHADITELQTADGNISYIYLVIDNYSRYITSWRVADRVCAKLRLDTFAETIEKAGIKPIKRKKNKTELIVDGGTENNNKKVETFIEKYPVKKLIALKHILKSNAMVESVNKIIKYDYLFPRHILNQSELTNLMSKVVIPDYNDKRPHGSLNGLTPLEAYGKKKVNFKRIRERMIEAHIDRVKYNRTHSCVGCPFGCKQQSAN, from the coding sequence ATGAAAAAAAGAAAAACATACGACACACGGGTTAAATATTTGGTGAGAAAAGGATTGCTCCCCGACTTATACCGCAAACAAATTCACCGCAGTTTGATAAGCAAATGGAAAAGAGAAGCACCCGAAAAATATACTGGGCACGAACTTAACGACAGCATCGCGGAACTCTATGAACTGATGAAAAAAATTTCAGAAGACCAGCGCTTGCAGAAAACTTTACTCGCATTTTACCGAATAAATAAAACATTGAAGGATATTATCGGAACAGGAAGTGATTACATAAAAAAAATCCGAGAACATAAACATCAAATAGTTGACGCAATTCAACGAGCAAAGAAAAGTATCGGCATCAAAAGAGGAATAAAACTTTTCGGAATCAGCAAAAGCACTTATAGAATCTGGGCAATGGAAACTTATTTTCGTTGCGGACAATCATTAAGTAAATTATGCAACAGCACATATCCGCAACAACTTACCGTAAACGAAATTCACAAAATGCACCGTATATTGAGCAACGGAAAATACTTGCACTGGCCTATAATTTCGGTTGCCTATTATGGAATGAAGCGTTCTCTATTGAAAGCACATCCGAACACTTGGTATAAATATGCACGCCTGATGAAAATAAAACGCAAGCGTCACAGAAAGATTCATAGAAAATATGCAGAAGGAATAAGAGCCAATGCCCCGAATGAAAAATGGCACGCAGACATTACAGAACTTCAGACAGCAGACGGAAATATATCCTACATCTATCTCGTAATAGACAATTATTCCCGATACATTACTTCGTGGAGAGTAGCGGACAGGGTTTGCGCTAAACTTCGCTTAGACACTTTTGCAGAAACGATTGAGAAAGCAGGAATAAAACCCATTAAGAGAAAGAAAAATAAAACAGAATTAATTGTTGACGGAGGTACAGAAAACAATAATAAAAAAGTAGAAACATTCATAGAAAAATATCCGGTAAAAAAACTCATTGCATTAAAACATATTCTAAAATCAAATGCAATGGTGGAATCCGTAAATAAAATTATCAAATACGACTACCTCTTTCCCCGACACATTCTCAATCAATCTGAACTTACAAACCTGATGAGCAAAGTAGTAATCCCGGACTACAACGACAAACGACCGCATGGATCTCTCAACGGACTGACACCATTGGAAGCATACGGAAAAAAGAAAGTGAACTTCAAAAGAATCCGCGAAAGAATGATAGAAGCCCACATAGACAGAGTAAAATATAATCGGACACACTCTTGCGTTGGTTGTCCTTTCGGCTGCAAGCAACAATCAGCAAACTAA
- a CDS encoding T9SS type A sorting domain-containing protein → MKTKLFITLFAIVNAFVNAQQYPPMLKNTEWFMKTSCPWVGNSSKWYNLINDSIINGITYKQYSPSNGGYLSFVREDTLQKKVWININSQDKLLYDFNLTVGDTFTTATYQNVKFVLVLQDSVSTCAGQRKRMKFNPVPGQSSQPVDFECIEGVGSLFDPFALFYRANPPDQCGSLLICCHQNNIVNYVDTDPDSVIICPENCLPILKINENTDLNISMHSKIYPNPFSNKSTMQTDNFLKCATLTFYSSFGQPVKQIKNISEQTVTLHRDNLPSGLYFIRLTQDNKVIAADKLVITDN, encoded by the coding sequence ATGAAAACAAAATTATTCATCACCTTATTCGCTATTGTTAATGCTTTTGTAAATGCTCAACAGTATCCACCTATGCTTAAAAACACTGAATGGTTTATGAAAACTTCTTGTCCATGGGTTGGAAATTCTTCTAAATGGTACAATCTGATCAACGATTCAATTATTAATGGAATAACATATAAGCAGTACTCGCCTTCAAATGGCGGGTATTTATCTTTTGTGAGAGAAGATACTTTACAAAAGAAAGTATGGATTAATATTAATTCACAAGATAAATTACTTTATGACTTCAACTTGACAGTGGGGGATACATTTACAACTGCCACATACCAAAATGTCAAATTTGTGCTTGTATTACAAGATTCTGTCAGCACTTGTGCTGGTCAAAGAAAAAGAATGAAGTTTAATCCAGTACCTGGACAATCTTCACAGCCCGTTGATTTTGAGTGTATAGAGGGTGTTGGTTCATTGTTCGATCCATTTGCTTTATTTTATAGAGCAAATCCTCCTGACCAATGTGGAAGTCTTTTAATTTGCTGCCATCAAAATAATATAGTAAATTATGTTGACACAGATCCCGATTCAGTTATTATTTGTCCGGAAAATTGTTTACCCATTCTGAAAATAAATGAGAATACCGATTTAAATATAAGTATGCATTCTAAGATTTATCCCAACCCATTTTCCAATAAGTCAACTATGCAGACAGACAACTTCTTAAAATGTGCAACCTTGACATTTTACAGTTCATTCGGACAACCAGTAAAACAAATAAAAAATATTTCTGAGCAGACGGTTACTTTGCACCGTGACAATTTACCAAGTGGACTTTATTTCATTCGGCTGACACAGGATAATAAAGTAATCGCGGCTGACAAATTAGTAATCACGGACAACTGA